The following are encoded in a window of Telmatobacter sp. DSM 110680 genomic DNA:
- a CDS encoding DNA-directed RNA polymerase subunit alpha produces MLWRGFQKPKRLAVDAESLSETFGKFSAQPFERGFGTTIGNALRRTLLSSIEGAAVTAVRIEGVLHEFQSIAGVVEDATDIILNLKQIPFKLSGDGPKALYLRADQAGVITSGMIEADGEVEILDKNVYIATVSEGGRLEMEMRLKRGRGYISADKNFDSDLGLGFIPVDSVHSPVRRVNYVVEAARLGQITDYDKLTLEVWTNGAVLPADAVGLAAKLLKDHMNIFINFEEEIEAESRGEEGRVMLRNDNLNRSVEELELSVRSYNCLKNANIQTIGELVQKTEAEMLKTKNFGRKSLNEIKEILAQMGLSLGMKIDESGNAVPGPTSIPPATALAANYSHFDDEDEPLDSVDLQLPTETENF; encoded by the coding sequence ATGCTTTGGAGAGGATTCCAAAAACCGAAGCGCCTGGCAGTCGATGCCGAGTCGCTCAGCGAAACATTTGGCAAGTTCAGCGCCCAGCCCTTTGAGCGCGGATTTGGCACAACCATCGGCAACGCCCTGCGCCGCACACTGCTCAGCTCCATCGAGGGCGCCGCAGTTACCGCGGTTCGCATTGAAGGCGTGTTGCACGAGTTCCAATCGATTGCCGGCGTAGTTGAAGACGCGACCGACATCATCCTGAATCTCAAACAGATTCCCTTTAAGCTTTCCGGCGACGGTCCCAAGGCGCTGTATCTCCGCGCAGACCAGGCCGGTGTTATCACCAGCGGCATGATTGAGGCCGATGGTGAAGTGGAGATTCTGGACAAGAACGTGTACATCGCAACCGTATCTGAGGGCGGCCGTCTCGAGATGGAAATGCGCCTGAAGCGCGGTCGCGGATACATCTCCGCCGATAAGAACTTCGACTCCGATCTTGGCTTGGGCTTCATCCCGGTGGATTCTGTACACTCTCCCGTGCGCCGCGTGAACTACGTGGTCGAAGCGGCTCGTCTCGGTCAGATCACCGATTACGACAAGCTTACCCTCGAAGTGTGGACGAACGGTGCGGTTCTGCCCGCCGATGCTGTGGGCCTGGCTGCAAAGCTGCTGAAAGACCACATGAACATCTTTATCAACTTCGAAGAAGAAATCGAAGCTGAGTCGCGCGGTGAAGAAGGCCGCGTGATGCTGCGCAACGACAACCTGAACCGCTCGGTCGAAGAGCTGGAACTGTCCGTCCGCAGCTACAACTGCCTCAAGAACGCGAACATTCAGACTATCGGCGAATTGGTGCAGAAGACTGAAGCTGAGATGCTGAAGACGAAGAATTTCGGCCGCAAGAGTCTGAACGAGATTAAGGAAATCCTCGCGCAGATGGGCCTCTCGCTGGGTATGAAGATCGACGAGAGCGGCAACGCCGTTCCCGGACCGACCAGCATTCCGCCGGCGACAGCACTGGCTGCCAACTACAGCCACTTCGACGACGAGGATGAGCCGCTGGATTCGGTAGATCTTCAGCTGCCCACCGAGACCGAGAACTTTTAA
- a CDS encoding DUF72 domain-containing protein, which produces MSQQAQIRIGMAGWRYDEWRGTFYPEDLTQKRELEYASRQLNSLELNGTFYSTQRPKSFQSWSKETPDDFVFSIKGSQFITHVRKLENVETALANFLAQGMLSLGAKFGPILWQLPPNFSIDLKRLETFFKLLPRTHKQAAAYGRQRDEWMASRSWLEVEEDLPLHHAVEVRHKSFAVPEYISLLRENNIALVVADTVKWPCMMDTTADIVYCRLHGNEKLYPNGYTTDAIDLWARRVIAWSCGEEVSDGTRIHPDPGPKRDSRDVFVYFDDDNKVRAPFDAMSLSERIKEMNGE; this is translated from the coding sequence ATGAGCCAGCAGGCACAAATTCGCATTGGAATGGCCGGGTGGCGTTACGACGAGTGGCGCGGAACCTTCTACCCGGAGGACCTAACCCAGAAGCGTGAGCTTGAGTACGCTTCGCGCCAGCTCAACTCACTCGAATTGAATGGGACCTTCTATTCGACGCAGCGACCAAAAAGTTTTCAGTCTTGGAGCAAGGAAACGCCGGACGATTTTGTCTTCTCGATCAAAGGCTCCCAATTCATCACGCACGTCCGCAAGCTCGAGAATGTTGAAACGGCCCTGGCTAATTTTCTCGCGCAGGGAATGCTGAGCCTCGGCGCGAAATTTGGACCGATCTTGTGGCAGCTTCCGCCAAATTTCTCGATTGACTTAAAACGTCTGGAAACTTTCTTCAAGCTCCTGCCGCGAACACACAAGCAGGCGGCAGCCTACGGGCGGCAGCGAGACGAATGGATGGCGAGCCGCTCATGGCTGGAAGTCGAAGAGGACCTTCCGCTTCATCATGCGGTTGAGGTCCGCCACAAGAGCTTCGCTGTCCCCGAATACATATCCCTGCTGCGCGAGAACAACATTGCACTTGTGGTCGCAGACACGGTCAAGTGGCCATGCATGATGGACACGACCGCGGACATCGTGTATTGCAGACTCCACGGCAACGAAAAGCTCTACCCCAACGGTTACACCACGGATGCGATCGATCTATGGGCTCGCAGAGTGATCGCGTGGTCATGCGGAGAGGAAGTGAGCGACGGTACGAGAATTCACCCCGATCCGGGTCCTAAGAGAGATTCGCGCGATGTCTTTGTGTATTTCGATGACGATAACAAGGTCCGAGCCCCATTCGACGCGATGAGCCTCAGCGAGCGAATCAAGGAGATGAATGGGGAATAG
- a CDS encoding VanZ family protein translates to MLPITRGASVRFSADLPVASRHGLQTPNTTGEHFHLPAPDKQPESRGPYQGRRTLKYWISAWWPVAVGICVIALESTALFGADNTSGPLRRVWEFIFGQVTNQRWEFLHHYIRKTGHFVGYGTMGVLWLRALWMSLPRAGFLVDATLALLGTALVASADEFHQSFLPNRTGVPSDVLLDCCGAVALLLITYVILRLRAPKRFARET, encoded by the coding sequence GTGCTGCCCATAACAAGGGGAGCTTCGGTCCGATTCAGTGCCGACTTGCCGGTAGCGTCCCGTCATGGGCTACAAACACCGAACACAACTGGCGAGCACTTTCATCTACCAGCGCCGGACAAGCAACCAGAATCGCGCGGTCCATATCAAGGTCGAAGAACACTGAAGTACTGGATCAGTGCGTGGTGGCCGGTTGCCGTCGGAATCTGCGTCATCGCGCTAGAATCGACTGCACTCTTTGGGGCTGATAACACCAGCGGCCCGCTGCGCAGGGTCTGGGAGTTCATTTTCGGTCAAGTCACGAACCAACGCTGGGAATTTCTGCATCACTACATTCGGAAGACTGGACACTTCGTTGGTTACGGAACTATGGGCGTTCTGTGGCTGCGCGCTCTGTGGATGAGCCTGCCTCGAGCAGGGTTCCTGGTGGATGCGACATTGGCGTTGCTGGGTACGGCGCTAGTCGCGAGCGCCGACGAGTTCCATCAATCCTTCCTCCCCAATCGGACTGGCGTCCCCTCCGACGTCTTGCTCGACTGTTGCGGAGCCGTCGCGTTGCTGCTCATCACCTATGTAATCCTGCGCCTGCGCGCTCCCAAACGCTTCGCCCGCGAGACGTAG
- the guaB gene encoding IMP dehydrogenase translates to MLAKNLPEALTFDDVLLVPAYSDVVPAQVSTQTQLTRDITLNTPLLSSAMDTVTESRMAIAMAQQGGIGIVHRNLTIDAQAGEIDKVKRSESGMIVDPVTIGPDQQIADALEVMRRYKISGVPVTRGTKLVGILTNRDLRFETRTDVPVGDVMTKENLITVAVGTTLEEAELILHKHRVEKLLVVDDQYNLKGLITVKDIQKKLKYPNASKDEKGRLRVGGAIGATGDYLERAEELVNARADVLAIDSAHGHSSRVLEAVREVKKRFPGVGLLAGNVATYEGALALMDAGADAIKVGIGPGSICTTRMVTGAGMPQITAISEAARAAHERGIPVIADGGIKYSGEVTKAIAAGASSVMIGSLFAGVDESPGETILYQGRSFKSYRGMGSLTAMSQGSGERYFQSAEDLAKEIDTEGVVQRERNGQNRLAKFVPEGIEGRVPYRGPLEAMVYQLVGGLRSGMGYLGCGTIAELQQKAQFVRISNAGLRESHVHDVIITREAPNYHVE, encoded by the coding sequence ATGCTAGCCAAAAACCTGCCGGAAGCTCTCACATTCGATGATGTTTTGCTGGTCCCTGCCTACAGCGATGTAGTGCCCGCGCAGGTAAGCACGCAAACCCAACTCACCCGCGACATTACGCTGAATACGCCGCTGCTCTCCTCGGCCATGGACACCGTGACTGAGTCGCGTATGGCCATCGCCATGGCGCAGCAGGGCGGCATCGGCATTGTGCATCGAAACCTCACCATCGATGCGCAAGCTGGTGAAATAGATAAAGTGAAGCGCTCTGAGAGTGGGATGATCGTCGATCCGGTGACAATTGGACCCGATCAGCAAATTGCCGACGCCCTTGAGGTGATGCGTCGCTACAAAATTTCTGGTGTGCCCGTCACGAGGGGCACCAAGCTTGTGGGAATTCTCACCAATCGCGATCTTCGCTTTGAGACGCGCACGGATGTGCCAGTTGGCGACGTGATGACCAAGGAAAACTTGATCACGGTCGCAGTAGGCACCACGCTTGAAGAAGCTGAACTGATTCTGCATAAGCATCGCGTGGAAAAGCTTTTGGTCGTCGACGATCAATACAATCTGAAGGGCTTGATCACAGTCAAAGACATCCAGAAGAAACTGAAATATCCCAACGCCAGCAAAGATGAAAAGGGTCGCCTGCGTGTTGGCGGAGCGATCGGCGCGACCGGTGATTATTTGGAGCGTGCCGAGGAGTTGGTAAATGCGCGTGCTGACGTACTGGCAATTGATTCCGCGCACGGGCACTCGTCGCGCGTTCTTGAAGCCGTACGGGAAGTGAAGAAGCGTTTCCCCGGTGTAGGTCTTTTGGCTGGCAACGTAGCGACCTACGAAGGGGCTCTTGCACTGATGGATGCGGGCGCAGACGCTATCAAGGTTGGTATTGGGCCAGGTTCCATTTGCACTACGCGCATGGTTACGGGCGCGGGCATGCCGCAGATCACGGCCATTTCCGAGGCCGCCCGGGCAGCGCACGAGCGAGGAATTCCCGTGATCGCTGATGGGGGTATTAAGTACTCGGGTGAAGTGACGAAAGCCATCGCGGCGGGCGCAAGCTCCGTAATGATCGGCTCACTGTTCGCGGGTGTCGATGAAAGCCCGGGCGAAACCATTCTCTACCAGGGCCGCAGTTTCAAGAGCTATCGCGGCATGGGCTCGTTGACGGCGATGAGCCAGGGATCGGGCGAACGTTACTTCCAGAGCGCGGAAGACCTCGCCAAGGAAATTGACACAGAGGGCGTAGTGCAGCGCGAGCGCAATGGACAAAATCGCCTCGCCAAGTTTGTTCCAGAGGGCATTGAGGGCCGGGTACCATATCGCGGACCCCTTGAGGCGATGGTTTACCAGCTTGTCGGCGGCCTTCGTTCCGGCATGGGTTATCTCGGCTGCGGCACAATTGCCGAGCTTCAGCAGAAGGCGCAGTTTGTGCGCATTTCAAATGCGGGCCTGCGCGAGAGCCACGTGCACGACGTGATCATCACTCGCGAGGCACCGAATTATCACGTTGAGTAG
- a CDS encoding cellulose synthase family protein codes for MVAGLVSGLPAHTALLLAGSQQNSLRHQVKVLLTDPFSTTRHYWNWFDAALLIPYFAVMIVLAIYGVHRYQLCYLYFKYRKNYNPNPVRYFEELPRVTIQLPIFNEQFVIDRLVEAVCAIDYPQDKLEIQVLDDSTDETTEVAAGIVARYAALGHPIVYIHRTNRHGFKAGALDAGLKVASGEYIAIFDADFVPPPDWLMKVIHHFAEPDVGMVQTRWTHLNRDYSLLTRIEAILLDGHFVLEHGARVRSGDFFNFNGTAGMWRRNAISDGGGWQHDTLTEDTDLSYRSQMAGWRFKYLPEVECPSELPIEMTAFKTQQARWAKGLIQTSIKMLPRIFKSDVPRRVKIEAVYHLTANLSYPLMIIMTALLIPAMIVRFYQGWFQMLLIDFPLFTASSASIAVFYLASQRELYPKSWMKTFFYLPFLMALGIGLTVTNSKAVMEALLGIKSAFVRTPKYRVAQKGEKSQAAKYRKRLKLAPWIELIIGCYFMLAIIYTFSNHNYFTAPFLILFVIGYWYTGLMSLLQGRFERWRSGTEANTDESSPKPFPVGV; via the coding sequence ATGGTTGCCGGCCTGGTCTCCGGGCTGCCCGCGCACACTGCGCTCTTACTCGCCGGAAGCCAGCAGAACAGCCTCCGTCATCAAGTAAAGGTGTTGCTCACCGATCCTTTCTCCACGACGCGCCATTACTGGAACTGGTTTGATGCGGCGCTGCTGATCCCCTACTTTGCCGTAATGATCGTACTGGCGATCTACGGCGTGCATCGCTACCAGCTCTGCTATCTCTATTTCAAATACCGCAAAAACTACAATCCCAACCCCGTGCGCTACTTTGAAGAACTGCCCCGCGTTACGATTCAGCTGCCTATCTTCAATGAGCAGTTTGTGATCGACCGCCTGGTTGAAGCTGTCTGCGCCATCGACTACCCGCAGGACAAACTGGAGATTCAGGTCCTCGACGACTCGACTGACGAAACAACGGAAGTCGCTGCCGGCATTGTGGCGCGCTATGCGGCGCTCGGCCACCCGATCGTCTACATCCACCGCACCAACCGGCATGGATTCAAGGCCGGAGCGCTGGACGCGGGGCTCAAGGTCGCGAGCGGCGAGTACATCGCAATCTTCGATGCTGACTTCGTGCCCCCTCCCGATTGGCTGATGAAGGTCATCCATCACTTCGCGGAGCCGGATGTAGGCATGGTGCAGACCCGCTGGACGCACCTCAATCGCGACTACAGCCTGTTGACCCGCATCGAAGCCATCCTGCTCGATGGACATTTTGTGCTGGAGCATGGCGCACGCGTGCGCTCCGGCGACTTCTTCAACTTCAATGGCACGGCGGGGATGTGGCGTAGGAATGCCATATCGGACGGCGGTGGCTGGCAGCATGACACGCTGACTGAAGATACTGACCTTAGCTATCGCTCTCAGATGGCAGGCTGGCGCTTCAAGTATCTCCCGGAAGTTGAGTGTCCCTCAGAACTGCCGATCGAAATGACGGCATTCAAAACGCAGCAGGCGCGCTGGGCCAAGGGGTTGATCCAGACGTCGATCAAGATGCTGCCGCGCATCTTCAAGTCGGACGTACCGCGCCGCGTCAAAATCGAGGCTGTGTATCACCTGACCGCCAATCTGAGCTACCCGCTCATGATCATCATGACCGCCCTGCTGATTCCGGCGATGATCGTGCGGTTTTACCAAGGCTGGTTCCAGATGCTGCTCATCGATTTTCCTCTGTTCACTGCATCGTCGGCATCGATTGCCGTGTTCTATCTCGCCAGCCAGCGCGAACTCTATCCCAAATCGTGGATGAAGACGTTCTTCTATCTGCCGTTCCTGATGGCGCTGGGGATCGGCCTCACCGTCACCAATTCAAAGGCGGTAATGGAAGCGCTACTCGGGATCAAGAGCGCCTTCGTACGCACACCTAAATACCGCGTGGCGCAAAAGGGAGAGAAGTCACAGGCCGCGAAGTATCGCAAGCGCCTGAAGCTTGCGCCGTGGATTGAGCTGATCATTGGCTGCTACTTCATGCTGGCCATCATCTACACCTTTTCGAACCACAACTATTTCACCGCGCCATTTCTGATTCTGTTCGTAATCGGCTATTGGTACACGGGGCTAATGAGCTTGCTGCAGGGCCGATTTGAGCGTTGGCGCAGCGGAACAGAAGCGAATACGGATGAATCGAGCCCGAAGCCATTCCCGGTGGGTGTGTAA
- a CDS encoding acyl-CoA dehydrogenase family protein — MPTTAVSPVVAAKGGSFLIETRTPGEVFTPEDLNEEQRQMAATAAKFARDEVLPLAADIDAKKPDVLAGLLRKAAELGFTSVDIPEEYGGLGMDKTTSTIITDHLSIQASFSTAFGAHIGIATLPLVWYGTEEQKKRYLPKLATAEWIGGYGLSEATSGSDAMNVRTRATLSADGSTYALNGEKMWITNCGIAGLYTVFAKIDGEKFSAFLIERNTPGLTVGAEEHKLGIRGSSTCPLVLQDCKVPAENLLGEPGKGHHIAFNVLNMGRFKLGVACVGGARNALGHMVRYAKERKAFGKPIAEFGLIQRKISQSATRLYAAESMAYRTVGMIDAALEQLGEHASRSPRDIQRRIEEYAVECSILKVYGSEMLSLVCDELVATMGGYGYVEEYPAERLYRDARINRIFEGTNEINRMIITGWMMKRAMAGELPLMSAIKSLMDEVMQPPSFDAAEDTGEALTREADILAAIRKIALFAAGVASQRFMTALQDQQEVMADLADIITQVFALESSLLRARKLAAANKSSAAVAFAMTSLLADESMAMAEQSARRVLAACGEGDMLRTQLAILRRLTRYTPMDAVALSHTVAKQCVQLERYPL; from the coding sequence ATGCCTACGACAGCCGTTTCTCCCGTTGTTGCCGCCAAAGGCGGAAGTTTTCTTATCGAGACACGCACTCCGGGTGAAGTCTTTACCCCTGAAGATCTCAACGAAGAACAGCGGCAGATGGCGGCTACTGCAGCGAAGTTCGCTCGCGACGAAGTTTTGCCCTTGGCAGCCGACATCGACGCTAAAAAGCCCGACGTCCTGGCAGGTCTGTTGCGCAAGGCGGCCGAACTAGGCTTCACCTCCGTTGACATTCCCGAAGAGTACGGCGGCCTTGGCATGGACAAGACCACCTCGACAATCATTACGGACCACCTCTCGATCCAGGCAAGTTTCTCCACCGCGTTCGGCGCACACATCGGCATCGCGACGCTGCCGCTGGTCTGGTATGGCACCGAAGAACAGAAGAAACGCTACCTTCCCAAGCTGGCGACGGCAGAATGGATCGGTGGCTACGGCCTGTCGGAGGCAACATCCGGCTCCGATGCAATGAACGTCCGCACCCGCGCAACCCTCTCTGCCGACGGCTCAACCTATGCCTTAAACGGCGAAAAGATGTGGATCACCAACTGCGGTATCGCTGGGCTGTACACCGTTTTCGCCAAGATTGACGGTGAGAAGTTCTCGGCCTTCCTCATCGAACGCAATACTCCCGGCCTCACCGTTGGCGCTGAAGAACATAAACTCGGTATCCGCGGATCATCAACGTGCCCGCTGGTGCTGCAGGACTGCAAAGTCCCAGCCGAGAATCTTCTCGGCGAGCCGGGCAAAGGCCACCATATCGCGTTCAATGTTCTTAATATGGGCCGCTTCAAGCTGGGGGTTGCCTGCGTAGGTGGGGCGCGTAACGCCTTAGGACACATGGTCCGTTATGCCAAGGAGCGCAAAGCCTTCGGCAAGCCGATCGCCGAGTTTGGGCTGATCCAACGCAAGATCTCCCAGAGCGCGACCCGCCTTTACGCGGCCGAAAGCATGGCTTACCGCACTGTCGGCATGATCGACGCCGCTTTGGAACAGCTCGGTGAACACGCATCACGTTCGCCGCGCGACATTCAGCGCCGCATCGAAGAGTACGCGGTCGAGTGCTCCATCCTCAAGGTCTACGGATCAGAGATGCTGTCGCTGGTCTGCGATGAGTTAGTGGCCACCATGGGCGGCTACGGATATGTGGAGGAATATCCAGCGGAGCGCCTGTATCGGGACGCGCGCATTAATCGCATTTTCGAAGGCACCAACGAAATCAATCGCATGATCATTACCGGCTGGATGATGAAGCGCGCGATGGCCGGCGAACTTCCGTTGATGTCGGCAATCAAATCACTGATGGACGAAGTGATGCAGCCGCCGTCGTTTGACGCCGCAGAAGATACGGGCGAGGCGTTGACGCGCGAAGCCGACATATTGGCTGCTATCCGAAAGATCGCACTGTTCGCGGCAGGTGTTGCCAGCCAGCGCTTTATGACAGCTCTGCAGGATCAACAGGAAGTCATGGCCGACCTGGCGGACATCATCACCCAGGTTTTCGCCCTCGAGTCTTCGCTGTTGCGTGCGCGTAAATTGGCGGCTGCGAACAAGAGCTCAGCGGCCGTGGCCTTCGCAATGACCAGTCTTCTGGCCGACGAGAGCATGGCAATGGCAGAACAGTCTGCGCGGCGCGTCCTGGCGGCCTGCGGTGAAGGGGACATGCTGCGGACGCAATTGGCAATCCTCAGGCGACTGACTCGGTATACGCCCATGGACGCGGTCGCGCTAAGCCACACCGTTGCAAAACAGTGCGTTCAACTGGAGCGATATCCGCTCTAG
- a CDS encoding CBS domain-containing protein, with protein MKINDTIGILLGCRPDKKVLSIDPDHSVYEALEILAQYNIGVLLVCKDNLLVGIFSERDYARKGILGGLTSRETKVSQLMTSPVISVSPKHTVDECMTLMTEHDFRHLPVVQNDTVVGVISIGDLVKWVISGQQQTIQALEGYIAGAYPS; from the coding sequence ATGAAGATCAACGACACGATTGGCATCTTGCTCGGGTGTCGACCCGACAAAAAGGTGCTTTCTATCGATCCAGACCATTCGGTCTACGAGGCGCTGGAGATCCTGGCCCAGTACAACATCGGCGTGCTGCTCGTCTGCAAGGACAACCTGCTGGTGGGCATCTTTTCAGAGCGCGACTATGCGCGCAAAGGTATTCTCGGCGGCCTCACCTCCCGCGAAACCAAGGTCAGCCAGCTAATGACCAGCCCCGTTATCTCTGTCAGCCCCAAGCATACGGTGGACGAGTGCATGACGCTCATGACAGAACACGACTTCCGCCATCTGCCGGTTGTTCAAAACGACACAGTCGTGGGCGTTATTTCGATTGGCGACCTGGTGAAGTGGGTGATTTCGGGTCAGCAGCAGACCATTCAGGCGCTCGAAGGCTACATTGCCGGAGCGTACCCGTCCTAA
- a CDS encoding Bax inhibitor-1/YccA family protein → MPLFKTSNPALGSKTFQDLANRGGAIDVANRMTINGTVNRTGILLICAFATAAYTWHLFMQTRDTSDVSGLLLVGVFGGFITAMVTIFKKEWAPVTSPIYALLEGLFLGGISAFLEQRYPGIAIQAVGLTFGTLLTMLVVYSSGLIKVTDKFRIGIIAATGGIALFYLAEIVLSLFHIQFVTINGSGPIGIAFSLFVCAIAALNLVLDFDFIEQGVNYGAPKYMEWYGAFGIMVTLVWLYLEILRLLSKLRSRN, encoded by the coding sequence ATGCCCCTGTTTAAGACTTCGAATCCTGCCTTGGGTTCCAAAACGTTCCAGGATCTTGCCAACCGCGGCGGCGCCATCGATGTCGCCAACCGGATGACGATAAACGGCACAGTCAACCGGACCGGCATCCTCCTCATCTGCGCCTTTGCCACCGCGGCTTATACATGGCACCTGTTCATGCAAACGCGCGACACGTCCGACGTTTCCGGACTTCTATTGGTGGGCGTCTTCGGTGGCTTCATTACAGCCATGGTCACCATCTTCAAGAAGGAGTGGGCGCCGGTCACATCCCCGATCTATGCACTGCTGGAAGGCCTTTTCCTGGGTGGTATCTCGGCGTTTCTTGAGCAGCGTTATCCCGGAATTGCAATCCAGGCTGTCGGTCTAACCTTTGGCACCCTATTGACCATGCTGGTGGTCTACAGTTCCGGCCTCATCAAGGTGACCGACAAGTTTCGCATCGGCATCATCGCGGCCACCGGAGGAATTGCTCTCTTCTACCTGGCGGAGATCGTGTTGAGTCTCTTCCATATTCAGTTCGTCACGATCAATGGATCCGGCCCGATCGGGATAGCTTTCAGCCTCTTTGTTTGCGCCATTGCCGCGCTTAACCTCGTGCTCGATTTCGACTTCATCGAGCAAGGCGTAAACTACGGCGCGCCGAAATACATGGAATGGTACGGCGCGTTTGGCATCATGGTCACTCTGGTGTGGCTGTACCTTGAAATCTTGCGGCTGCTCTCGAAGCTGCGAAGCCGCAACTAG
- a CDS encoding type 1 glutamine amidotransferase domain-containing protein, producing MSSDLKGKKIAILATDGFEQAELIDPRKALTQAGATTVVIAPKGGEIKGWNKKDWGQSVKVDLPLADANPRDYDALVLPGGVMNPDHLRMDPAAVNFVRQFVATGKTVAAICHGPWTLLEAGALKGKTVTSWPSLKTDIKNAGGNWVDQAVVTDGQFIFSRKPEDIPAFNKAIIEAVTQGVGEHAHA from the coding sequence ATGTCTTCAGATTTGAAGGGAAAGAAAATCGCAATTTTAGCCACGGACGGATTTGAGCAGGCGGAACTAATCGATCCGCGCAAGGCGCTGACCCAGGCGGGCGCCACGACTGTAGTGATTGCTCCGAAGGGCGGAGAGATCAAGGGCTGGAACAAGAAGGACTGGGGCCAATCAGTGAAAGTAGATCTGCCGCTCGCCGACGCGAATCCTCGCGATTACGACGCGCTGGTGTTGCCGGGTGGAGTGATGAATCCCGACCACCTGCGGATGGATCCGGCGGCAGTAAATTTTGTTCGTCAGTTTGTGGCTACGGGAAAAACCGTTGCGGCCATCTGTCACGGACCGTGGACGTTGCTGGAAGCCGGCGCGCTGAAGGGCAAGACAGTTACGTCGTGGCCTTCTTTGAAAACCGACATCAAGAACGCGGGCGGCAATTGGGTTGACCAGGCTGTGGTGACGGATGGCCAATTCATCTTCAGCCGCAAGCCTGAAGACATTCCGGCGTTCAACAAGGCGATTATTGAAGCCGTAACGCAAGGGGTTGGAGAACACGCACACGCATAG
- a CDS encoding aldo/keto reductase, translating into MMTEASSKQAAARIPRVNEAGTMKGEMLYRKLGATGVEVSLIGMGGAHLGLPKVEEDDAIRLIHEGLDRGINFLDNSWDYNEGRSEERVGKALAQGGYRQKAFVMTKIDGRTKEVATNQINDSLRRLKVDHIDLLQHHEVIRFDDPDRIFNEGGGMEAVLEAKQAGKIRFIGFTGHKDPHVHLYMLEVAQKHSFHFDTVQMPVNVMDAHFRSFSQLVVPEAMRQNIAVLGMKCFGDEIILKSGAVEPMDCLRYSLNVPISVLITGINSKMLLDQAFAAVKSFRPMDEAAVASLISKTEEAAMHGKYELFKTTSHFDTTARHPDWLGSDSPAVQKLAPQLPG; encoded by the coding sequence ATGATGACAGAAGCGTCGTCGAAGCAGGCTGCCGCTCGCATTCCGCGTGTCAACGAAGCGGGCACAATGAAAGGCGAAATGCTCTATCGCAAGCTTGGTGCAACCGGCGTCGAGGTTTCGCTTATCGGGATGGGCGGCGCTCACCTGGGTCTGCCCAAGGTTGAAGAAGACGACGCCATTCGCCTGATCCACGAAGGTCTTGATCGCGGCATCAATTTTCTCGACAACTCCTGGGACTACAACGAAGGCCGCAGTGAAGAGCGCGTCGGCAAGGCGCTTGCACAAGGCGGCTACCGTCAAAAAGCTTTCGTGATGACCAAGATCGACGGCCGCACCAAAGAAGTCGCGACTAACCAGATCAACGACTCACTGCGTCGCCTGAAGGTGGATCACATCGACCTCCTGCAGCATCACGAAGTCATCCGCTTTGACGATCCGGATCGAATTTTTAATGAAGGCGGCGGTATGGAAGCAGTACTCGAAGCGAAGCAAGCCGGCAAGATCCGCTTCATTGGTTTCACCGGACATAAGGATCCGCACGTTCATCTCTACATGCTCGAAGTCGCGCAGAAACACAGCTTTCACTTCGACACGGTGCAGATGCCGGTAAACGTTATGGACGCGCACTTCCGCAGCTTCTCGCAGCTGGTAGTTCCCGAAGCGATGCGTCAAAACATTGCCGTGCTGGGCATGAAATGTTTTGGAGACGAAATCATCTTGAAGAGTGGCGCAGTCGAGCCGATGGATTGCCTGCGCTACTCCCTCAATGTACCCATCTCCGTACTGATCACTGGAATCAATTCGAAGATGCTTCTCGACCAGGCCTTCGCGGCGGTCAAATCATTCCGCCCGATGGATGAGGCCGCCGTGGCTAGTTTGATTTCGAAGACCGAAGAGGCCGCTATGCATGGCAAGTACGAACTCTTCAAGACGACCTCACACTTCGACACCACGGCCCGCCATCCCGATTGGCTCGGTTCCGACAGCCCGGCGGTACAAAAACTCGCACCTCAGCTGCCCGGCTAG